CCCTGCTCTCCCAGGTGTTTGCTGCGTGATGCCCATGCTGGCCACAGCGCATTATTACTCACGGTACGAGTTTGAAGTGTCACAGCGCGTACCAAAAGTAATAATGGGCCGTCACCAGCGATGCCCGCCGCTCCTCGTGGCTCCGGACTTGCCCTGCGGGAAGGACGATGACGACAATGGAGAGAAGAGCTGCGTCTTGGCCACTGGACACTGTGGACGGGCTCTGTCACGCTTGCGGATGGAGCAGTGGCTGGATTTGTGCATGAGGAGGTTCTTTGGGTGGGAGAGGGACCCCCGGGACATTGGGAATAAAGATGAGGGCTTCTGGCTGTCGTCCCCTTGCCTGTCCCTTCCCACTTCTGCTCCAGCCACCCTGTGATGCCGCATGTTAATCCCAGCTTccagccggggctgccccgcagtCGGGGCCCAGGTTACCTGCTTGGCCGAGGGTCtctggctggggggctggcaccaGCGGCCGGCATGCCTTGTCGTCAGCAGCGAGGCCGAAGCCGTCCCGGCAGGCGCAGCGGTAGCTCCCGGCCGTGTTGATGCAGAGCTGAGCGCAGCCGTGGCTCTGGCCATCGCACTCATCCACGTCTGAAACCACAGGCACGGCTCAGTGAGGGCAGGGGTGGTGAGGGGAAGATAACCAGGGGCGAGGGGCACGGGCAGCTCAGCCCCGAAAGCAAGGGTCCCGCTCCCCCTGCTAGAGCTGCTCGGGGTGGGGATGCGATGGAACCTCAGACCCAGCTGGCATTTCCCGAGGGGgtctggccccctcccctccgcccgcTCCCCCCACAAAAGAGCCAGGAACAAAAGCCGTGGGCAGAAGTGTCCCAGCTCTGGGCAGGCGGGCGCAGGCAGCACTCGGCTCTCATCCTGGATTTACAGCCGGGGTTTTGGTTCCAGCCAGCCATGGCAAGGAGCTATTAGCCTTTCAAGTGTGTACAAAACCCAGTAACCTCTCCTCACACGGGGGAGTTATTAAAGCTGTTCCCACAAAGCAAAATGAGCTGAACTGCTTCCCACGCCCGGGCGAATCTGTTTTAGGCAGTGGGAAAAATCCTTTCCCCCCTGCGCTGGAGCCGGAGCTGTCAGCAgtgtgctcagccctgcctggcccagcGTGGGTCAATGCCACGCGCTCCTCCTCTGCCCTACGGGAGGGCAGAAAGCCGGGGAGCGCCGTGGCAGGGGTTTGCACCATGCTGGTGTGCACCACGCTGCCTGTGCTGTGGCGAGGAGCATCGGGCTGCTCACACGCTGGAGAGGAGTTCGGTGCctggagaccttataaatgcttacaaatatctgcagggtgggtgttaggaggatggggtcaaactctgttcagtggtgcccagcgacaggacaaggggcaatgggcacaaactgaagcagaggaagttccgtctgaacaggaggaagaacttcttccctctgagggtgacggagccctggcccaggctgcccagggaggctgtggagtctccttctctggagatattcaagccccgcctggacacggtgctgtgcagcctgctctgggtgaccctgcttgggcagggggttgggctgggtgacccacagaggtcccttccaaccccgaacattctgtgattctgtgatcacccgGCATCGCCTCCATCCACAGATATTTCTGATTTACAGATTTAGTCTCTGCAGTAAATGACCGTCTTAGTTTACAGCATGAGTTTACAAAGCCTGGGAGCTGGGTCAGATGGGTGTACTTTACAAGCACACAACCTCGGGCCGACCCCCGGAGCGGAATGGCTGCCCTGCAGAAGGCCCTTTGCTGGCTGCGCGGTCAGGGCAGAGCACAGCCTCTGCCCGCGCGGACCCAGCGCGGAGCAGCAGCGCAGCAAAAATGGGGACGTCAGTGCTGCACGTGAGCACTGGGACCACCAGTGCAGCCAAAGGGAGGTCAGAGCTCCCCGGGGAGCCGAGCTTCCCATCCCTTCCCCGCCGGACCATCGGGCATCGCTGCCCTGGGGCGATACGTCCGGGCGTGCGTCGCTGTGTCTGCGTGGAGGGGTGTCACGCTGGGTCCCCTCTGTGGTCTGAGCAGCACCAGGCATATGCCAAGGCTTGGCGTGGAGCCACAGTACTGGTCCCCATCTCCCACCAAGGGGTTGGTCTGTGGGCAGAGGACCTCCAGAGCCCCATGGCAGCCACGGAGAAGCTCTtccggcggcagcagcagggcaggcccGGTGCAGGGAGCAGCATGGAGCATACAAGTCTtacaagcagcagctgagggagctggggctgttcagtctggagaagaggaggctgaggggggaccttctcgctctctacagctccctgaaaggagggtgtagtgaggcaggggttggcctcttctcccaagtaaccagcgataggacgagaggcaatggcctcaagttgcatcaggggaggtttagattggatattcggaaaaatgtctttactgcaagagtgctCAGgaattggaccaggctgcccagggcggtggtggagtccctgtccctggaggggttcaaaagccgtgtagatgtggcactgcgggacgtggcttagcaggcatggggatgttgggttgatggttggacctgatgatattagaggtctttcccaaccttaatgattcttgATTCTATGGCTGGTACCTGTCTGGCAGGCTGGCCCCGTCCAGCCGGGCGGGCAGGCGCATCTGCCGGGGAAGGAGCAGCTCCCACCGTTCTGGCACGGCACCTGGCAGAGAGCTGCGAGACAAAACACGAGCACAGCGTCACCGGGCAGCTCTGGGGGTCCCGAGCTCGCTCCCCTACCACTGTGGACACGTGCACACACCCAGTGCACACACCCAGTgcacgcacccccccccccccccccccaaaacacaacCCAGCACCAGCTCGGGGCCGGGACGCTCTGCACCAGCCCCGGCGCAGTGGGGTTGAGCTGGCCAGGGTGGGATGGCTGGGACGAACAGGACCTTGGTTTTGAAGCCTGCAAAGAGGCCGAGGCGCCTGCAGCCAGcgcagctgggagggaggagggctgaTGGGCAGCAGCAGGCCCTGGGAAGCCCCGGGTGCCGCGCTCTGAGCTCATCTGGGGACAGACAAGCTGCTgatgttttccatttgttttgtgcTGTACATCTTGATTGCCTCCTGAAAGCATTTCTCTTCCATTACTGCTGATTTATATGGAAAGGGCTTACTTGTTCTATTTATTCTCTGGTAACTATAAAGTTAATAAGCGATCCCAAAGGAAAAAGGCCTGTGAGGCAGCAGAGAAAGGCTGGGAATTAATCTGAAATCGAACCGCATTTGGTTGCGATGCCAAAAATTTAAATGCTTTCCTACAGGGAGAATCCGCCCGACAGACAGAGAGCCGGTAAATGAGAGAGCTGGCTGCCAGGGCCTCGTCCAGGGACCGCAGCCCGCcggcccccggggctgggggacagcgAGCGCTGGCACCGGGCTGGCACAGCAGCCCCTTACCTCTGTTGCAGCTGAGCGCGTGGCTGTTGGCTCTGCTCCAGCCGGGACAGCACGGGGCCGcgggctggggcagctgcctgtACGCCTGCCGGTAGGCGACCCTGTAGATGGTCCTGCAACGCAAGGACGGGGCTGAGCTGGGCGAGGGAGCATCCACCCCGAGCCCCGCATCCCGCTCCCACGCCGGCGGGTCAGACCTGGGAGTCCCTTCCCCACAGATCGGGGTAGGGGGTCCCTCCTTCCGCAGCCCCCTCGCTGGGACGGGCCCGGCTGCCTCTCGGGGTCCCAGGGGGGTGGTGCAAGCGGTTGTCCTCACCTGTAGGTGCTGCAGAGGCGGTGGCCCTGGCAGGTGGTGAGGTAGGGCTGGTAGACGGGCTGGACGTGGGACTCGGCGTAGGCGGACGCCCGGCTCTGCGGCGTCGCGGCACAGACTCGGCGGCTGCGGAGAGGGGAGCGGGTCAGGCACCGGCGAGAAACcaacccgctgctgctgcgctggggcGAAGGGGCTCCCCCGATCTGAGCCAGCCCAGGACGTGGCTCCTCTCCAGGGAGGGCTATTTAAACGGCAGCGGCTAATTGCCCCGAGTGACCCGGGGGGCTGCTTCAAGCTGTTTCGGGGCAGCGACACAAAGCTGGAGCGCCACGGGCTGCCTGGGCTCTGCCTCCCCAGCCCCGTGCAAAAGGCGCTGATGCCTGCTCGTACCCTCACTCTGCACCGTCCCTCCGTCCCGGGAGAGCAGTCGGGGCCCACATTTAGGGGAGGTTTACTCAAAGCAGTTCTCCTTCCATTCATCGCCCCCCTTCCCTTAAAATCACTCACTTTCCGGGTGGATTTTTCCTTTCTGAGGTTTTTGCACTCCTGAAACGGTTGCCCCTGTGGTCACCAAGAAATTAATGACTCCACaggaagggacaggctcacagcAAAAAGGTAGAGGCCAGACAAAAGTCGTCCTCCAGTTTTCCCGAAATAACTGCGATCTGGTCAGAAACTTTCCCAAGGTTAAAGCCAAAGTGGTCTTGGTTAAAGATTCTTCTTGTTTTCAACATTTTCCAGCCCAGCCAGGTCAGTCCCACTGAGGAACTTGTCTGCTCGTCTCAGCCTCCCAGCCCAATTAGAAACTAGAATAAAAAGCCTGGGAATTAGCATGGACATCAGATGGCTTCCATTAACTCCAGAAAACTCCTTTCAGCCTGATTAATGCTATAGagaataacatttttaaatagCAATTGTTTGCTTTGCAAAATTTAGATTAAAGCTATTGCTGCAGCCCGTGCGTGCGAGCGAGGAATTCAGCCTGTGGTTTTAGTCCCGACCAGAATGTAAAAAGGTTTAATGCTAGAGGAGAgtatttaaatgtaaaaacaaaCTCTGTCGAAAATGTGAGCTGTGTCTGGGGGGCGGGCATTGAGCTCGAGCTCCTTTTGGCTGGGGAAGAAACGGGAGCACGGAGCTCTGGCCTTACTCTGACCCAGCgggagctgagctctgcctgcccaggctgtgctgggatcCAGGGCATCGTGTCGGACCCGCTTCCCGGGAAAGGAAGGGGAATCGCTGGAGCTGTCGCTCCTGGGCTTGAGGGAGCATGGactgcagtggctgcagcagcccaggcagcacAGGGCACGGCAGGCAACAACCCCCCGGCGCTCTCCATGCCTGCATCCCCTGGACAGTGCATCCTCCTTGGATGGAGCGTTTGCAGGGCTTGACTGGCACGATAGCAAGACTGCACGCTTATTTTTGTGCAAGGATGTGCTCGAAAGAGACAACAATAATTCATGAACAGCTCAGGGCCTGATTAGCTTTCAACTCTCCTCGACAAAAAGCCCCGAGTGCCTTTGTGTCCCCTGCATGGAGCTAAATGGAGTCAGGGCATTCTCTCCGAGAGGTTTTTTTGCTTCAgtgacaaagcaaacaaacaccaGCGAAAGGCTGCCGAGCCCTGGCTGCCCCGGGAGGACTCGGCAGAGCCTTTTCCCACCTCCTCGCCAGCCCAGCAAGCCGCCCGCGCACATGCAGCCGtctggctggacagggctctcCACCACCCAGAGGGGATGCGCCTCGCCGTgacaacggcctcaagttgcgttcatggcctcaagttgcctcacgggtggtttagattggatattcagaaaaacgtttttactgaaagagtgctcaggcactggaccaggctgcccagggaggtgatggagtccccatccctggaggggttcataaaacgtgtagatatggctcttcaggacatggcttagcaggcatgggggtgttgggctgacagttggacctgatgatcttagaggtctttcccacccttaatgattctgtgactgtatgaCATGCAGACAGGCACACCGGGAGATGGGGACAAAAAGGGGGCTTACCCTGCCCGGGCAAAGCCGTCCGTGCTGGTCGtgctgaggatgaggaggagtcCCAGGAGGAGGCAGCCGATGCGGCGCATGTCCCGTCCCTCCCACGGCACTGGGCAGCACGACCGAGTCTCGCTCTTGGGTGGGGAGCGCTGGCTCCTACCGCATGTCTCGCCTGTCAGCGGGGAACCCTGCAAGCCGGAGGAGAGCGGTGTGACCACGCGGTGTCCATCGCCAGCTCTGATGGAGCCATGTCCCCACTCCTGGGACAGAGGGACGCGCTGGGTGTGCGCAGACCCTCCGAGGGCAGCACACGGGGCTGCGGCAGGAGCAGAGAGGGGCAGAGGGGACACGAGGGACCCGTGAACCCCCCACAGTGGTGCACCCCGAGGCACGCCTGGCCCGGCACGCCGGAGATGCTCTCGCGGCACCGGGGCCGCGCGGTCGCTTGTCGAGTGGCAGGGCAGGGACCTGCGTCGCACGAAACGCGCTGCCAGTTCCAGGCAGCGAGGGCAAAACAATGCCCCGTAATTTCTTAATCCATACAGCGTTGTAAAGCTGCGTTTTCCCACCACATAACGCGCTGAAATCTGATCTTCTCTTTAAAGCACAACTTCTTGCCAGAGAAAAGTGCTGTAAGGGCCGTGTGTACCGTCTGCAGAGTCAGTACTAAGCGAGTCACGAATAAAGAGGCTTTGATTTTCTAGCAGAGGACAAATATGAAACAAGGCTGAAGAAGGTCAATAACAATATCTAATTTAAACCGGATCTAATTTAAACAAAAGAGCTGGCCTCCGGATGGCAGCAGttaaaggaggaagaaataaagaaacCCACCTTAAATATATGCCAATTAAAGAAAGAATCTATTAAACCTTGAGAAAGGAGTGACTTtatggggaagaaaaacaaaatgaaacctcCTTCTGAAATTGCAAATATGGTGAGCTGCAAATAATCTTTCAACAATCCCCGGGTGATGGGGGATTGGGGATCGCAGGCTCATCCCCAAACTCCTTCAGGACAATTACAAACTCTGAGACAAGCTGCTGGGGACAACTGGCGTAACCATCCCAAACCTACAGACCCTGCGGGTCTCCAAGCCCTTCGCCAAGGcactcagtatcaccttgtccttTGTGCAGGtgaagaaactgaggcacagagagatgCAGACCCGCATCTGGAGAGAAACCAGCCTGGTGCCCTCCTACCCTTCAACACCAAACGTCTCGTGCGTGTTTCCACGCAGCGGCAGCGCGGCGCGAGCCGGCCGGCCGGccgagcagccccttcccctccacacccaccacgagcagggctggcagctctgccaggctgggcagcggggaggcTCCCTGTCACAGCAAAGCGACCGGATCCCTACAAATGCAATCAGGACCTCGCTCCGTCCCTGAATTGCGGCCAGCAGggccgagggaggggattctgcccctttactccgctctggtgagaccccacctggagtcctgcgtccagctctggacacccaacataggaaggacatggatgtgttggagcaggtccagaggaggccacgaagatgatccgagggctggagcacctctcctgcgaggacaggctgagggagttggggctgttcagcctggagaagggaaggctccggggtgaccttagagcagctgccagggcctggaggggccgacaggaaggatggag
This genomic stretch from Opisthocomus hoazin isolate bOpiHoa1 chromosome 19, bOpiHoa1.hap1, whole genome shotgun sequence harbors:
- the EGFL7 gene encoding epidermal growth factor-like protein 7, encoding MRRIGCLLLGLLLILSTTSTDGFARAGRRVCAATPQSRASAYAESHVQPVYQPYLTTCQGHRLCSTYRTIYRVAYRQAYRQLPQPAAPCCPGWSRANSHALSCNRALCQVPCQNGGSCSFPGRCACPPGWTGPACQTDVDECDGQSHGCAQLCINTAGSYRCACRDGFGLAADDKACRPLVPAPQPETLGQADPPSEMKEEMKDLKSRVEALEQKLQLVLAPFHNLMPSAPEDVGADPVSRLSHSLQQLDRIDSLSEQISFLEERLETCSCKNEL